In Thermodesulforhabdus norvegica, a single window of DNA contains:
- a CDS encoding FecCD family ABC transporter permease, whose product MKRDILITSACIFLFVLAFVWALSAGSLFISWETLWKAFIGADSDVDESIRYIIFDIRLARTVLAAVVGAALALSGVVYQGVLLNPLADPYTLGVSTGAAFGASVAILFGVGSVGWSGHLTIPVAAFLGALLALCFVYLLGQIDGQFHPANLILAGIIVSTFLSALISLLKSLHEESISAIVFWIMGSLSGKTWEQVLIILPYFLLGTVVMFYYSTELDLLALGDVQAMHLGVSVARVRFVLLSVASLMTAASVSFTGIIGFVGLVVPHVVRLMVGPKHFRLLFYSIFAGGILMLVADTVSRTILGEGQEIPVGVVTALIGGPFFCLILVRRRKEMGMSS is encoded by the coding sequence GTGAAACGGGACATTCTTATCACATCCGCATGTATCTTCCTTTTTGTGCTGGCCTTTGTATGGGCACTTTCGGCCGGGTCGCTTTTCATTTCCTGGGAAACCCTTTGGAAGGCCTTTATCGGAGCCGATAGCGACGTAGATGAAAGCATACGCTACATCATCTTCGACATAAGGCTTGCCCGCACAGTGCTTGCCGCCGTTGTGGGGGCGGCTCTGGCCCTTTCGGGCGTGGTCTATCAGGGAGTGCTTCTTAACCCGCTTGCCGATCCTTACACATTAGGCGTATCTACCGGTGCTGCCTTTGGCGCTTCCGTCGCAATCCTTTTCGGCGTCGGAAGTGTGGGATGGTCGGGACATCTCACCATTCCTGTAGCGGCCTTTTTGGGTGCCCTCCTGGCTCTTTGCTTTGTTTACCTCCTGGGACAGATTGACGGTCAGTTTCACCCGGCCAATCTAATCCTTGCGGGTATCATCGTTTCGACCTTTTTATCGGCTCTGATAAGCCTGCTTAAAAGCCTTCACGAGGAATCAATATCTGCCATCGTTTTCTGGATAATGGGCTCTCTTTCCGGAAAAACCTGGGAGCAGGTTTTAATAATTCTGCCCTATTTCCTGCTCGGTACGGTCGTTATGTTCTATTATTCGACAGAGCTTGATTTGCTGGCTCTGGGTGATGTCCAGGCAATGCATCTTGGTGTATCCGTGGCCCGGGTAAGGTTCGTTTTGCTTTCGGTTGCCTCTTTGATGACGGCCGCCTCGGTATCGTTTACCGGTATAATTGGCTTTGTCGGGCTGGTGGTTCCTCATGTCGTTCGCCTCATGGTGGGCCCTAAGCACTTCAGACTTCTTTTCTACAGCATCTTTGCAGGTGGTATATTGATGCTCGTGGCAGATACGGTTTCCAGAACCATTCTGGGAGAGGGTCAGGAAATACCGGTGGGCGTCGTTACGGCCCTTATCGGTGGACCTTTCTTCTGTTTAATCCTGGTAAGGCGGAGGAAGGAAATGGGGATGTCGTCCTGA